The following is a genomic window from Butyricimonas faecihominis.
ATGCACTTTTATGGAGAAACGGATATGGAGAAGGGATATGATCGTGTTTTCTGGAAAATCGAAATACAACAAAAGAAGAAGGTTAACCGGATGCGTTGGATCACGTGGGGCAGTGTGGCAGCTTCTTTGATGATTGTGGTTACATTTGCGATATTATGGCGACAGGGTTCAAGCGAAAGAGAACAATATCTCATGAAAACTCTTGCATCTCCTGATCGTTCCGGTGTGCAGTTACAACTTTCTGATGGAAAGACCATTTCTTTGGCCAAAGTGTTGGAAGTAAAGGAGATCGATGGAAGAAACGTGGCAACAAACGACACGGCGGGAATTGTTTATCAAAATATGCAGGAGGATATATTGCGGGAGGAAGAGATTATATATAATACGGTGATTACTCCCCGGGGTACAGAGTATCTGTTGACGTTATCCGATGGTTCAAGAGTTTGGTTAAATTCTGATTCTCGTTTGAAGTTTCCGGTGAAGTTTTCTAAGGGGATGAGACGGGTTGAACTTGTCGGGGAAGGCTATTTTGAGGTAGCGAAGGATACTTCTTCACCTTTTATCGTGAATAGTGGAAAATTGGAAATAAAGGTTACAGGAACTTCTTTCAATATTGCGGCTTATCCGGATGAAAAAATAGTGCAAACCACACTGGTATCCGGTTCTGTTGACGTGAGTTGTCCGGAATGTGCGGATACTGAAAGCGTGTCGTTGGTTCCGAATGAGATTGCCATTTTCGTACCGGGGATTCAAAAGATAGAAAAGAAGAGGGTGGATATCGCTCCTTACGTGGCTTGGCATGAAGGTTTTCTGACTTTCCATGATGAGAGTTTAGGTTCTATTGCGAAAAAGTTAGAACGTTGGTATGATCTTACTTTTGAATTTGATCAACCGGAAACGGAAGAACTCATTTTTTACGGGAGTATTAAACGACATGAAAATATCTCGCAGGTCTTGGATATGCTGAGATGCACGAATTTGATCGGTTTTACAATTATAGATTCGAAAACAGTACGCGTAACTCGATTATAAAAATCATTATTTATTAAAATTGAACTATATGAATGAATTGAACGATTGGCGGCTACAGTCGTGTAGTCCGAGGTATATCCTTTTGCGAAAGTGTTTTTTCATACTTATCGTGATGTTTTTCAGTATGATGACAAGTTTTACTTCTTTCGGGCAGACGAAGGAAAGGATTACTCTCAAGTTGGAAAATATGGCATTGGAACAAGTATTAAAAAGAATAGAATTGGAGTCCGGCTATCGAATGTTGTACAATAAGGATCTTGTGGCAACGGTAAAAGGGATTACTATTCAGGTTAATAATGAATTGTTAGCTACCGTGTTGGATAAATGTTTGGATAGAACGAATTTATCATACATGATTAAAGAGAACACGATTATTATTGCTAAAAAAGGTTCGGAAAATAGGATTGAGGTAACCACGACAATAATTAAAGGTGTGGTGAAGGATAAGAAGGGAGAACCATTAGTTGGTGTTTCCGTGGTGATAGCCGGAACAGCAACAGGTACAGCGACAGATGTGAATGGTAATTTCTCTTTACCGGTAAAGGATTCGACAGGAACTTTGTTATTCACGTATATTGGTTTCAAGATGCAGAGGGTGGTATTTCACCGGGGCAAAGAAGTGCTGGTTGTAATGGATGAGGATTTATCTGAATTGGATGCGGTAACGGTGATTGCCTATGGTTCTCGTAAAAAGAGGGAATTAATTGGTGCCGTATCTTCTGTAAAGGCAGATGAGATGAAGGAGCTTCCGACCGCAAGTTTTGAAAATTTGTTACAGGGACGCATGTCTGGAGTGGAGGTCGTGAACCAGTCCGGGGCTCCGGGAGGAGGAGGGACATTAGTTGTTGTTCGGGGTTATAATACTTTTAATTCACAGTTTGATGAACCTCTTAGTAATAGTGCTCCTCTTTATGTGATTGACGGAGTTCCCATGTATTCATTCACTTCTCCTCGTACGGGAACCAATACAATTGCAGAAATAGATCCGTCTATTATTGAATCCGTGGAAGTGTTGAAAGATGCGGCTTCAGCTGCAATCTATGGTTCCAGAGGTGGAAATGGTGTAATCCTTATCACGACTAAAAAAGGGAAACAAGGACATTCAAACTTTTCTGCTAATTTTTCATATACAGGTTCTATTTTCCCGAAAGCTCCGAAACATTATGGTGGGATGATGGAACGAAATTATAATATAGCAGCATTAAAAGCTTATCGTACAGCTAGTTTTTTTACTGGGGAATATCCTAATTCAATTGCCGAAGGAAGTGGTTTTATGGGAGGACAATATGATTATTTCTGGAACAAAGGTAATCCTATTGACAAGGATGATATAAAAGCACTTCGTGTCTTACAAGATAGTTTGAATCCATTTTATAATAATGCTACAGATTGGTACAAAGAAGCTTTTCGTACGGGGAAAGTATATAATGTTAATTTACAGGCTAGTGGGGGAACGGAGTTAATTCGGTATATGGTTGCGGCAGGATATTATAGTGAATCTGGAATCATGTTGAGTAGCGATTTTAATAGGATGAATGTGAATGTGGGATTAAATATTCAACCTCATAAACGGATAAAACTAGATACTCGTCTTTATGCAGCTTATACAGATCGTAGTCGAGGAAAGTCTCCGAATGGGAAAAGAATGAATTATAAGGTCGAGGGATTAACAGTGGATCCGAGAACTGCCTCTTCTTTAACATTGAATTCTGGTGTGGTAAAGGATAAATTATTAGAAGCTCTTAATGAACAGATAGATAAAAATAATTCTTATCGGTTTATGGGAAATATGGGATTGAGTTTTGAATTTATAGATGGATTGAATGTAAGGGTAGATGGTGGTATTGATTATAATCAGAATAATCGTAACTTCTTTCGTCCTAGCACGATGGATGTATCTAAAATGAATGAAAATTATATAGAGGAGGGAATTACGCGGAATATTTTCATGCAGGGAGAGGCTCTTCTGAATTATAGATTTTCGATCCAAGAGAAACACAATTTTGAGTTATTATTGGGAATTTCTATGGATAAATCTCAATTATTTGAAAATGATGCTGATGCTCTTGGTACTCCAAGTGATTACATTCACTATATACAGGGAACAACTCCTATTAAATACACGAAACCCGAATGGGGTGATCCCGTGGCTTATGAAACCGTGCATGCTTCTTCTAAATTGGAAGAAAAGATAAATTTGAGCTATTTTGGTCGTTTTGCTTATAATTTTAAAACTCGCTACTTGTTTGAGTTTACTTTGCGTCGAGATGGTTCTTCTGTTTTTGGTGAAGATCAACGTTGGGCAACATTTCCGTCAGTGGCTATTGGTTGGACATTTTCAGACGAATCTTTTTTGAAATCAGTTAATTGGTTAAGTTATGGAAAAATTCGAGCAAGCTGGGGACAATCCGGAGTACAGTTTGATAAGGCTTATCTTGCTCATGGATTGATGGAAATAGGCGCTATTTATGATGGAGAACGAGGAATGAGGGCTAGCGGTATCTTGAATCGGAAACTGGGTTGGGAACAATCGGATCAATATGATTTGGGATTGGACTTGGATTTTCTTGATTATCGGATCAAATTTAAATTTGATTATTATTATCGTTATACGAAAGATAAACTATGGAAAGTAAACCTGCCAAGCGGAGGAAGTTTTTTAGGTGGATTCTCTAAACAATGGCGGAATGCCATGGAAGTTTCTAATGAAGGTATTGAATTTGAAGTTACTTGTGATATTCTTAGAGAGACTAAAGTTACTTGGCGAAGTAAAATAACAGCTTCTAGAAACTGGAATCGTTTTGAAAAATCTTATTCGGGTAAAGATGAGGATACGTTTATTATAGGTAAACCTCTTTTCAATATTTATTTATATAAAGACAATGGCTATTATAATTCACAAGATGAAGTTCCTGTTTATTATCAGGCTGACGGATTTAAAAAGTATTTAATGCCGATGTATGAAACGCAATATTTTACGGCAGGGGATCCTAAAGTTATGGATGTCAATGGCGATGGAAAAATAGATATATCTGATTTCGTGAGAGTAGGTTCTTCTGTACCGAAACTTTATGGCGGTTGGGCTAATGAACTAAGGTGGCGGGATTTTGATTTAAATTTACTTTTTACCTATTCTTTGGGAAGGGATATGTATAAAACTTATGATATTCGTTCATTGGATGCTTATAATGGTGGACAAGGTGGACAGGCATTGTATATCAATACGGATAAGGCCTCTTTCTGGACGGAAAATAATCATAAGGCTCAATATGCTCGTCTGGGAACATTGAATACAATGGGAGGTATGCTGGAATCTAATCTTGAAACAGTTTCTTACATGAAACTCAAGCAACTCACGTTAGGTTATAATCTTCCGAAAGAATGGGCTAGGAAAGTAGGGATGGTTGGATTAAGAGCGTTTATTACAGGAGAGAATGTGTTTATTCTTTCTAATTATTCGGGTGTCGATCCGGAGGTTGTTAGCATAGAAAATGGGCAGGATGATTTTAATACTTACCCGTTAGCACGAAAATGGACCATTGGTTTAACTCTTAATTTTTAAAAACATGAGACTAAAAAGATTGTTATATATAGCGGGATTATTCGTGTGTTGTTCTTGTGGAGATATGTTGGATGTAGAGCCTGAAATTGCTGTAACCTACACGAACTATTTCCAAAATGAACAGGATGTACACAAAACGTATATTGATATGTATGCTAAAATGCGAGAAGTATATTTTCAATATCAATTGCAACCTCATCACAAAATGGGACTAGTATATGACCAATGTAATGAATATTACTCTTATGCAAATGAATTGAAAAATCTCTCTGTTGAGGCCTTTAAAAAAGTTGCCGGGACGAGCTGGATTCTTCACTATAATGTAATCTTTCAATCTAACTTGATATTGGACAATCTGTATCGTGTTCAGAATTTGCACAAAGATAGAGAGAATTTTTACAAGGGACATTGCTATTTTGCTAAAGGTTTGATGTATTATGAAATTGCTAGACGTTGGGGAAACGCTCCGATTACTAGAGATGCCAAAAGTATAGATCCGTTAGGGCGTAGTGATGCGAAAGTTGTATTAGATACAGCGTTGTCTAATGCTTTGAAAGCTTTTGATCTGTTAAAAAACTATGATGAGGCAGTTGATTATAACGGACAGAAATTGAAAAAATATTATGCACATAAGGGAGCGGCTGCGGCACTTTTAGCTAACATTTACGCATGGAAAGGTGGTTTATTCAATGATCCGGATGCTTACAAGGAGACTGAAAAGTACTGTACTTTAATTATTGAAAATAAAGTGGGGATTTATAAAATGGTTGATACGCCTGAAGAAGTCTGTTCTGTTGTCATGGATCGCATGAGTTCTGAATCTGTTTTTGAATTGTTGAATAGTAGTATTGACTTTGGTTTCACGACCGGACGTTTTTCCCCGGGTATAAATTTCCATATAGGGGCAAACTATGGCTATGGGGGATATCCGTTAAACCCCTTTGGCTCTTTGTCTAATAATCAATATGAAAATCTTTATCTCATAAAAAATGATCGGGTAAAGAAGATTTGGGGTGATGAGGATTTAAGACGTGCGGCTTATTTTTGGAAATTTGATGAAATGGCAGAAACTGATAATGAGGTTACGGGCGGCTACGCTTATCCATATTTCTGGCGTAAACCATTATTGGATGCGGCTTGGGTTCCGGCGGAAATGATAAATGTAGATGGTAATAAAATATTTTGGCGTTTGGCTGAAATTTATTTACTACGAGCAGAAGCACGTTGTCGTGCAAATTTGCCGGGGGCAGAAGATGATTTGAATTATGTTAGAAATCGGGCTCATGCAAAAATCTATCCTGCGGATACTGATACTGAAGGTTTACAGATGGCAATATTCAGGGAGAGGGAACGAGAAATGTTTTTTGACGGAGAACGGTATTATGATATTGTTCGGAACGGATACTATAATTTCCCGGGAATGATTTCTGAAACGTTCGAGAAACTTTCCGAACAGGATGTAAAAGATGGAGCGTTATATGTTCCGATAATGGATACGGAAATGCAGCGCAATACTTTAATGCGTCAGAATCCGTATTGGTTAGCAAGATGGTAATGATTGGTAAAATATACAATGTAGTTATTATGAGTAAATTATTAGTTACAATGATAGTACTCCTTTTGATAGGAGGGTGTTCTACAAATTGGAATTTTGAGAATACTGGATTAGCTAAGGAACATTTCGACGGAAATATGTATGAATATCTAAAAAGTGACTCTTATAATTGGGATTCAATACGATTAATAATAGAAAAGGCAGAGTTGGTACCTTTGTTCGAGGGGAAAGACCCGATTACTTTTATAGGTCCCACGAATCACTCTGTTAGAAAATGGATGAATGACAAGTTTATAATTTGTATCAATGACATAGATAAAGATGCTTGTATTAAAATTGTTAAGGATCATTTGTTTGCCGGGAAGATATTACGTGACGATATTCCCCAAGGAAAATATCTTACACAAGAAGGGGGAGATGTTTATACGACTCTTTCTGGAAAGAGTATTTGGATGGGGCTGTTTTATGAAGATTATGGTAATGTTGTAGAAGGGGGAGTACGGGTGATCTATTTAAAGGGAGATGTGACTATTGATATTGCTTCTTCTAACATACAGCCTACAAATGGGGTTGTACATTCATTGAGCTATAATTACGTGTTAGGTGGATTATGATGAACTTTAAATAATTAATTATGAGATGTAGTATTATATATTTAATATGTGTCGTGTTTCTTGTTGCATGTAATGATGTTACGGTAGGATATTTAGAGACTGAAAATGCCGAGTATATACCTGATAACATGGAAATACCTCAAATCGAGGATCTAGACGAAGTTGTGGATGCCCTACGTATAAAGAATAACGCACCTTGGGTAACACAACCTATTCAGGGTATAGAAGGAACTGATCCGATGATTTATTCTATCGAAGAAGTAACTGCGACAGAAGGTGGAGATGCAATGGTATTTAAACAGGAATTGAGGATTATAGGAAACGGAAGTTTCTATTATCCTTTAGAACATAAAGCTCCAGCTGGTAAGTATGTGGTTTCGATTCGAATTACAAACGAGGGATATAGCCATGTCGTAAAAGATATTTACACTTTTGTCGTGAAGTAAACAAAGAGTGATCGTGGTGGCATGAGGGGTCCGTGTTATGCGGACCCCTTATTTTATTTTCTTGAAAAAGCGTTGCCACACGTATTTTTTCGTGTGTGGGTCTTTTGACGTGAGGACGAACGAGGCTTTGCCCACGATAAAGTCTTCGGGGATGGGACCGATATATCGGGAATCCCGGGAGTTGAAGACTTGGTCTCCGGCCACGAAGTACCAGTTTTTTTGGAACGTGTATTCACGGATCAAGGAGTCACGGATGTAGAGTTGGCGATCTTGCGAGTGTACGGGTGCTTGGGTTTCGTAAGCGATCAGGTGGCGGTATAGCGAAAAGTTTAACGTGTCAATGGTGATAGTGGTTCCCGCGGCGGGAAGGTACAGGGGACCGAAGTCTTGGATGTTCCAGCGATGCCAGTAATCGAAGGGGAAAGCGTTGTAAATTCCCGGGGCATACTCCCCACAGTAATGGTGCAGGCGTTGTTGTTCCTCCATGTTTCCGTAGCCGGTTTGGCCGTTGATATGATTGATCCCGGCGATGATTGATAACGTGTCTCCGGGCAGGGCGATACAGCGTTTCACGTAAAATGTTCCTAAATCCATATCCCAGCGACCGTTCGTGTGCGTGGGAAAGTTGAAAACGATCACGTCATTGCGTTTCAGGGAAGAGAACCCCGGTACCCGCACGGTTTCCGGGTGCGCGCCATCCAGAAAGTCGAAGTTTTTGTAAAAGCGGGCTCCCATGTACATTTTGTTCACCACGATAAAATCTCCCGGTTCGATCGTCGGGTACATCGAATCGGAAGGGATGCTGTAAAAGTCCACGATAAAAAAGCGCAACAGGGCGGCAATCACGATGGCCAGCAGGACGGCTCCCACGTACTGGAATATGGATTTAATTACTTTCTTCATTTTTTTCTTGAGATAAAAATACGTTCTAAATAGTAATAAAACAAGGGAATGATGAATAAACTGACGAAGGTTCCGACCGTCATTCCGGCAATAAGTGTGATCGACGTGGGCATTACTAATTTGTAATAAATAAAATGGGACTCTATTGAGTATCTATAATTAGTTTCTGCATATCCCGTTTCATCTCCTCGGCGGCGGAAGAGGGGACTTTGGGGGCTTTTTCGAGTAGCAGGCGGGCGGTGGCGATGGCCTTGTCGGTTTGGCCGCTTTCGTGGTACATCTTGGCGAGCAGGTAGAGCGGGTAGAGGCGGTTGGGGACCATGTGGGAGGCTTTCAAGAAAGCGGATTCAGCTTGGGGATATTGTTTCATGGTTTGGTAGTTTTTGCCCATGATGTTACGGATCATGGGATCGGCAGACAGGCGGGCAGCCTCTTCAAGGATGAGGTTACTGGCTTCGGGTTGTCCCGTGCGGGAGAGGCATTGCCCGTATTCAAAGAGAAAAGCGGGTTGATCCTTCAGGAGAGGGTAGAGTTTCTTGTAATTATCCACGGTGCGTTCGAATATCTGCATGTTGAAATAGATTTGTTCGGATTTCCAGCGTTTGTAGGCTTGTTCCCGTTCCTGTTGCCCGGTGGCGAGGAAATAGACCGGGAGAAGCAGGAACAGGTAGAAGATGCCGGAGAGCCAACGGGAACCCCGTTGTATCGGGGTACATTGTGCCAAGAGCAGCGTGAAGAGGATGAGAAGGGGCAACACGCTGAACGGGTAGGAAAAGCAGGCAAAAACGAGGAACGCGGCTAACGAACCGGTCACGCCTGCCGCGACTTTATTGTCAGGATGCCGGGCGGTTTTGAAGGCCCAAAAAATGATTGTCAGGAAAAGTAATAAACCGATGATTCCAGTTTCTGTCGTGATTTGCACGAATTCGTTGAAGGCTGTCTCGGGGGCATCGGCTACGAGTTCTTCTCCCGCGGGACGCTCCGTGGCAGAGAAATAGGCGGCTTGGGCTTCCCCGTAGGCCCCGGCAAAATGCCCGAACCCGACGCCTGTTGCCGGATGGGAGGCTACAAGGGTGGACGAGACTTTCCAGATGAGTCGGCGTCCATCGGCAGATTCTTTTTTTAACTGGTATATCCCGATGAGAGTCCCGGTGACGAGGAGGAATATACAGATCGTTGCGATGAAGGAGGCGAGCCGATGTTTTTGAAATAAAAACTTCAATCGGTTATAGAGGTGAAAGTAGTAACCTAGTACAATTCCGCATCCCGCGATGGCGGCTAACCAAGCCCCGCGGCTTAACGTGGCGGGCAGGACGAGCAGGAGAAGTACGAGAATCACTCCCGACAAGATGCGGGCTATCCGGCAGGCGGTAAGCGTGTAGTATAAAGCTAACGGTAGTATGGCAACTAGAAATCCGGAATAGGGACCGGGGTTGAAGAATGATCCGGTCAGTTCGAAACGGCTGTGTTGGGAGGGGGTAAAACCGTATAGTTGGGCGAGTCCCCAGATGGCTTCTATTGCCCCGGTGAGCAAGAGTGCCGCATGCGTGAAACCGAGCGGGGCAAATGTTGTCAGCCGTCGGAATATGAAATACGTGACGATGATCAAGATGAAGAGGCTCGTTCGGGTGGGTGCGATTGTCCCCGCGAAGTAGTCGTTACAGAGGGTATAGCCCGCGTAAAGGAGAACCAGCAGGTCAGTTATCGAAAAGCGGAAAGGACGCATCCATGCGAGTGGTATGCAGGCAATTCCTGCCACGATAATAACTTTGTAGAACCAAAAAATCTTAGCTATCCGGTTCCCTAAACTCTCGTCGAGGGCAAAGGCTGTGGACAACAAGAGTATAGTCAGCGTGAAGACTACGATGCCCGATAAGTAGAGGTTAAGGTTTTTCCGGAGCTGCATATCGTTTTATTTTTCACAAATGTAAAAAATATACTATGAACAGCGTTAGGGAATTCTGATAAGATTATGAGAATTTTAAGTGCTTTAAATAATCTTCAAAGTTATCACATTTGATCGTGTTACCTTCTTTTGCATCAATCATTGCTTGCTGGGTATAAAGATTGATGCTCTTCTTGTGCTTTGTGTTGATAGATTGAAGGTGCTTATGCTGTGATGATTGTTTCTTGGCTTTGGAATTATATGATCTTGATTTGTTTGTCATCATAATGCATCCTTTGTTTGATTTGATTACATTATTCTTTTTCTTCCTCTTCTTTCTCGACAGGGTCGGGTTCTTTGGTTTCTTTGAAGATGTCGAATTTGTTCAATGGTTGCATATATTTCAACCAGCGGAAGTCTTTCAGACGGGCTTCTTCGGGATCGGCCAAGAACAAGGGATTGAGTTCCCCGTCGGGCTTGTTGATGAAGACGATGTCCGTGACTTTCCGTTTGTCGATCATGATACGGATGTTGGAGCTATTGGCGGTGTTAACACCAATGATGTTACCTTTATCATCGGGGAAGTAGATGGTTTCCCCGTTACCGTTCACGTACACCATGTAGAGTTCGTTATCCCGGAAATAACCGGTCATATTTCGCCCTTTGATCTGGTCGTACATTTCGGTTTCCTCCCTTCGAGAGACCATGAAGGCCTTGGTATTCAGGTAGAATTCCTTAATCGTTCCATTTCCCGTGAGCAAGGAAATCTTTTCGGCGGTCATTTGGTTGCCACTGGCCCATGCCACTGGCTCATTATAGAGTGTGATGGTGGAGTCGACAGAAAGGTAGACCATCGAATCACACAATCCTTGCAAGTCCTGACTAAAGAACTTGACTTTATAGTAAGCCCGTAAGATCTGGTTCTTGGCAGAGTCCTGATCCATGAACAGGGTATCCCCGTGTACGAAAAGAGAATCTTGTTTTCCGACCATGATTAACAGGGCGCTGTCGGTGACGAATGCCTTGTTTTGTTCCCGGTCCATTTGCGCATATTCACCTTTCACAATCACGTTGTTCACGGTGTCCACAAGCGTGACGTTCCAGTAGAGATAAGCCATTCCGGTTATACTATCGATGACCATGGTATCGGCCACCCCCTCGTAACTCTGGTGCGTGACCCGGTTGTTCTTGTACAGTTCTGCGTGTCCCAAGTTGGAGTCATACCATCCATCCTCGGAGTAGAGGGTGTTATTTTCGTCCTCCTTCCCGTATATGTTCGTGGGTCCCAGAATGGAAACCAGCTTGGTTTCCGTGTTATATTTCAAGGTGTCCGAGAAGATCAGGTATTCGGGAGAATTCACTTTCACGCTGTCTTTGAAGAGAGCTATCTTTGTTTGGGTAAAATAGTTTCCTTTTTTACTATCCAACGTGTTCTGGCTATCTTTCAGTTGTCCCCAGTTGAAGTAATACCCGATGTCGAATAGTCCGTCATAATCCAGAAAATCGGTGGTCAGGATCATTTGGGGATCTTCCAGCGTGACGTTCCGGCGGACTTGAATCAGTTTTTTGTTGGCATCATAGTACATGTAGTCACCGGACATACGGATGCTATCGTTTTTGATCACCCGCACGTGGCCGAATGCTTCAAGATAGTTGGAGTCTGGTAGTTCATACTGGTAGAGACTATCGCACCACATGAGTGTGTTTTCATGCGTCATGTGTACGTTCCCGATAAACCTAGACGGTTTGCCTAGCGTTCCCACCAGTAAACTATCGGCATTAACGATCTTGACTTTAGCTTTTTTATTTCCCTGTGCTACAACTGTCTGCAAGGGGAGTAGTCCCCATACAATACATAATATCCCAACCCATAAACCTGCTCTCATCGCGGAAAAATCATCAATCTTTAATTGTAAATCTTAGCTTGTCAATTACTTGAACCACCCGTCATAATGGAATTTGGAGTTCTTGTAATCTTCGTCGATATGGATATAGGTGTTTGCTTGTTTTTCCTTGATCCATTTATCAAGTACTTCCTGTTGTTTCTTGCTTTTCAACCCGTTTTCAAAGCTGATCCAGTCATCGTCCAGGTTAGCCGTGTGGGAAGGATAGTAAGCCTTGATTTTGATCACCTTGTATTCCTCGCCTGTACGGGTCTGATCCAAGAAAGGAGAGGAAATTTCACCCACTTTCAGTTTGTTTACCTGACGGGCCATTTCTCCTTCGATGGTTTCTCTGGGGAGTTTGGAATCAGCGTCTTCCTCGTTGAAAATCAATCCGCCGTTGTTTCTGGTCTTTTTGTCCATGGAGAAATAAGCCGCGGCTTCTTCAAACGTGGCTTTCCCGTCGTGGATGTAAGTCAACACGGTGTCCAAATGCTGGATTGCTTCTTGCCGTTCTTCATCGGAAATCCGGGGACGGAGCAGGATATGGCGTACGTTTACTTTGTCTCCTTGGCGGTCGATGTATTGAAGAATATGGAAACCAAATTCCGTTTCCACGATTTTAGATACCCTGCCGGGTTTCAAGCTGAAGGCAGCTTCGGCAAATGCCGGGGCCAGTGCGCTCTTGGTTTGGTAACCTAATTCACCACCTTTGGCGGCAGATCCGGGGTCTTCCGAGTACAATACAGCTAACGTGTTGAACGTTTGTTTACCGGCAAGAATCTCTTCACGGAAATCTCTCAACCGGTTACGGATACGTTCCTTCTCGGTGTCGCTGATTCTTGGTTTGATAACGATCTGTTGAATCTCGTATTTATCGGGTACTTCCGGAAGACTGTCCTTGTTGAATTTCCGGTAGAAATACCTGACTTCCGAGGGGGTCACCCGAACGTTTTCCACGATTTTAGACTGCATCCTTTGCGTGATCATCTGCTCCCGAAGCGGGTTACGCATTTCGTTCTTGATGTCCTCGTATGATTTTCCGAAGTAGGTTTCCAGACGTTCCCGGGAACCGATATGTTGCACGTATTGCTCCAATTGTGAATTCAACGCGTTTTCCACTTCCGTGTCGGTTACCTCGATACTATCTATCTTAGCTTGAGCCACTAATAGTTTCTGAACCAATAAATTTTCTAATATTCTGGTACGAGAGTCGGTGGAAGAATTTACTAATCCTTGGGATTGTTCATGTAAAAATTGGTTCTCGATATCCGATTTCAACACGATTTCTTCACCCACGACAGCGATAATCTTGTCGATCACGTTTTTTTGTGCCGAGGCGTAACTAGCTAAAAATAACAGTACAAGCAGTGATAAATATCTCATAATTTATGAATAAGGTTATACTCAATAAAAACGCTCTAAACTAATACTTTTTCTTCAAATCCGCGAATAATCCGTTCGTTTTCGCATTTTTATTTTCATTTTTCTAATCCTGTTAATATATTTTGACGTAATCTTTTCGGAGACCTTCCGTGTTGATGTCTTTTTCCAGATTCTCTTCGAAGGAGATTTTACGTTTGTTCAGCAACAATATCTCAATCTCTTTTTTCACGTAACCGAGAGGTGCTGTTTCATGGGCTTGTCGTAGCTCGTTGATCTTGAGAAAATAGTGATTCTCGTCGTCCTCGATTTCGATGGACTCCTTGTTTTTATATTTGCTTTCCCATTCTGCCGACGTGATGGGCAGGAG
Proteins encoded in this region:
- a CDS encoding FecR family protein; this translates as MDKKTYHIIQLLFKYYRETLSVSEKVELEAWLAEDKRNRELLKSYEHFSRFVQDMHFYGETDMEKGYDRVFWKIEIQQKKKVNRMRWITWGSVAASLMIVVTFAILWRQGSSEREQYLMKTLASPDRSGVQLQLSDGKTISLAKVLEVKEIDGRNVATNDTAGIVYQNMQEDILREEEIIYNTVITPRGTEYLLTLSDGSRVWLNSDSRLKFPVKFSKGMRRVELVGEGYFEVAKDTSSPFIVNSGKLEIKVTGTSFNIAAYPDEKIVQTTLVSGSVDVSCPECADTESVSLVPNEIAIFVPGIQKIEKKRVDIAPYVAWHEGFLTFHDESLGSIAKKLERWYDLTFEFDQPETEELIFYGSIKRHENISQVLDMLRCTNLIGFTIIDSKTVRVTRL
- a CDS encoding fasciclin domain-containing protein, which gives rise to MIVLLLIGGCSTNWNFENTGLAKEHFDGNMYEYLKSDSYNWDSIRLIIEKAELVPLFEGKDPITFIGPTNHSVRKWMNDKFIICINDIDKDACIKIVKDHLFAGKILRDDIPQGKYLTQEGGDVYTTLSGKSIWMGLFYEDYGNVVEGGVRVIYLKGDVTIDIASSNIQPTNGVVHSLSYNYVLGGL
- a CDS encoding SusC/RagA family TonB-linked outer membrane protein encodes the protein MNELNDWRLQSCSPRYILLRKCFFILIVMFFSMMTSFTSFGQTKERITLKLENMALEQVLKRIELESGYRMLYNKDLVATVKGITIQVNNELLATVLDKCLDRTNLSYMIKENTIIIAKKGSENRIEVTTTIIKGVVKDKKGEPLVGVSVVIAGTATGTATDVNGNFSLPVKDSTGTLLFTYIGFKMQRVVFHRGKEVLVVMDEDLSELDAVTVIAYGSRKKRELIGAVSSVKADEMKELPTASFENLLQGRMSGVEVVNQSGAPGGGGTLVVVRGYNTFNSQFDEPLSNSAPLYVIDGVPMYSFTSPRTGTNTIAEIDPSIIESVEVLKDAASAAIYGSRGGNGVILITTKKGKQGHSNFSANFSYTGSIFPKAPKHYGGMMERNYNIAALKAYRTASFFTGEYPNSIAEGSGFMGGQYDYFWNKGNPIDKDDIKALRVLQDSLNPFYNNATDWYKEAFRTGKVYNVNLQASGGTELIRYMVAAGYYSESGIMLSSDFNRMNVNVGLNIQPHKRIKLDTRLYAAYTDRSRGKSPNGKRMNYKVEGLTVDPRTASSLTLNSGVVKDKLLEALNEQIDKNNSYRFMGNMGLSFEFIDGLNVRVDGGIDYNQNNRNFFRPSTMDVSKMNENYIEEGITRNIFMQGEALLNYRFSIQEKHNFELLLGISMDKSQLFENDADALGTPSDYIHYIQGTTPIKYTKPEWGDPVAYETVHASSKLEEKINLSYFGRFAYNFKTRYLFEFTLRRDGSSVFGEDQRWATFPSVAIGWTFSDESFLKSVNWLSYGKIRASWGQSGVQFDKAYLAHGLMEIGAIYDGERGMRASGILNRKLGWEQSDQYDLGLDLDFLDYRIKFKFDYYYRYTKDKLWKVNLPSGGSFLGGFSKQWRNAMEVSNEGIEFEVTCDILRETKVTWRSKITASRNWNRFEKSYSGKDEDTFIIGKPLFNIYLYKDNGYYNSQDEVPVYYQADGFKKYLMPMYETQYFTAGDPKVMDVNGDGKIDISDFVRVGSSVPKLYGGWANELRWRDFDLNLLFTYSLGRDMYKTYDIRSLDAYNGGQGGQALYINTDKASFWTENNHKAQYARLGTLNTMGGMLESNLETVSYMKLKQLTLGYNLPKEWARKVGMVGLRAFITGENVFILSNYSGVDPEVVSIENGQDDFNTYPLARKWTIGLTLNF
- a CDS encoding RagB/SusD family nutrient uptake outer membrane protein, translated to MRLKRLLYIAGLFVCCSCGDMLDVEPEIAVTYTNYFQNEQDVHKTYIDMYAKMREVYFQYQLQPHHKMGLVYDQCNEYYSYANELKNLSVEAFKKVAGTSWILHYNVIFQSNLILDNLYRVQNLHKDRENFYKGHCYFAKGLMYYEIARRWGNAPITRDAKSIDPLGRSDAKVVLDTALSNALKAFDLLKNYDEAVDYNGQKLKKYYAHKGAAAALLANIYAWKGGLFNDPDAYKETEKYCTLIIENKVGIYKMVDTPEEVCSVVMDRMSSESVFELLNSSIDFGFTTGRFSPGINFHIGANYGYGGYPLNPFGSLSNNQYENLYLIKNDRVKKIWGDEDLRRAAYFWKFDEMAETDNEVTGGYAYPYFWRKPLLDAAWVPAEMINVDGNKIFWRLAEIYLLRAEARCRANLPGAEDDLNYVRNRAHAKIYPADTDTEGLQMAIFREREREMFFDGERYYDIVRNGYYNFPGMISETFEKLSEQDVKDGALYVPIMDTEMQRNTLMRQNPYWLARW